The following nucleotide sequence is from Paenibacillus odorifer.
TTCATTCTCTAAGTAGGAGAGAGAATTCTGATTGAAATTAATTATGGTAGCATACTTGGAAAACTCATTAACAAGTGGACCGCCTTTTAGTAACAAAACAATAACATCCTTATTAAAAACCTTCTTTAACGTTTTTACAATGTTAAGAGAAAGGATAGATGCCCCCGCATTTTGCGCATCATGAGAAACAAATAAAACAGTATTACTCTGTTTTAACGAGATTTCCCTTTTAAAATCCTGACCGCTCACTTGAATATTATTGTAACTATCCACGTTCTGATAGAGTTTACTCTTCGTTTTTTGGATAGCCTGCTTTAGCCCGTTCTCCTTCAATTCTTTAAAGAATTTTGCTCTCAGATGTGGTTGTTTACTAACAACCCTGCGTAACTTCCCCGTATATTGCTTCAATTTATTCGCCTTATACTCAGAATTGGATATCTGAATTAGTTCCAACTGACCGAGAGTAAAAGAAGAAGCCTCTGCTATTTCCAATGTAATAATCTCCGCATCAAAATCACACTTTAAGAAATACACAATGGGAGTTCCATAAAATGTTCCTAGATGGTACTTTTCATGCCTTTGATTATTGCCTTTCACATGTAATATAACTTCTCCAGTAGTCTCTGTATTCGAAATATTATATACTAATTTATAATATTTCTTACTGGTTTCAAGTTTGAAATTAATAAATACTGACTTATTATTTTCTGAAACTAATAGTCCGTGCGTACCTACAGATGCGTTCTCAACTTCTAAAGAATTTAACCGAGTCGTTTGCCTTAAAATATTTTTTTTGATATGATTTCGTTCGATAATATTCTGTACTAAATTTGTAGCTTCATTCAACTTTTATCACACCAATCTCGTTTATTTAATCATTCTAGCAATTAGTTTTCCTAGAATTGTTGAATATATTTTATTGAGTTCATTAACTCTCACGTTCAATTCTTCAGTTTTCATATTTAACTCTTCAGTTATTTGACTAACCTTCAATTCTTCTTGTTTCCTCAAGATTAATTCTTTGTCTGACCTTTCTTCTACACTTGATATTCTCTGCAACAATTCCTCTATACTTTCTTTACTCTTCTCCAGACTATCTTCAAGAAGAACTTCAAATTGCTTATTTTTCAGCTTTAAATTCGAATTTTCCAACAGGAGATCAGTATATTCCTTTTCTATCGATTGTATTTTATATTCAGAACCTCTGAGTTTTCCTAATAACCAATCAGGCTTACTAAACTCATAATCTATACAACTCAGTCTAACGATAATTCTACTTAGTTCCATTCGTGGTGAATCAAAGAGAATTTGTGGGTCTTCATGAAGAAACAAAAACGTACTCCCATCTGAAAAATCCGCGTTATTACCATATCTATCTATAACTAGTTGCTCACCGTTTTTATCAATACAAACGATTTCCTCTATATTAATGATACAATTCACATTCAATGGATCAAATCGCAATCTTTCGATCCCCTCGTATCCTATTAAATCAAATTCATACTCTCGAGAAGAAGCATTCGCTCTTATCGTTAAGCTTTGTTCTTCTGTGATACCATCACCGCAATCAACATATAGCTGCGAATAATAGTAATCTCCCTTAGTTACAACATTTCTTATTTTGCTAGAATTCTCCTGTTGGGGTTGTAGTTCCATAACAAATTGGTATAAATCACATAAGGGTCTATTTTTCAGGAATTTAACAACACCATTTGGTAACCCATCAAAAAAATTACCCAATTCTGTTTCACCCACGCGTTTTATAATTGCATCTTCCCACTTAACAGCTAAATTACAGGTAGATATCATATTTATTAAACTGGTATATGTGAAAAAACGTATATGAGTATCGTCAAGTAGACCCGTTTTTCTGTATTCAAATTTGTTGTGCAGCAAATCAATAATGACACTATTATGGGCAATATTGGGAACTGAAATCAACAAAGAACCCCCTATTTTTAGGAGTTCTACGCATTTGTTCATAACAATCTGAGGATTGTAGAGATGTTCTAATACATCAGCAAAAATAATGTGATCAAACTTCACATTTTCATACTGCTCAAACCATTTAAAATCTTCGATATTACCTATTACTACATCTTCAGCAAAAAATGAAGCTTTCTTTGCAGCAACTTCGTCTATCTCAACAATATAAACTTTACAATTTAATTGTTCCTTTAAATATTTTGTCATTCTTCCAGCAGCAGGACCAAATTCTAATACTGTCGACCCTGGTCTGATTTTTTTTATAATAAGTGACAAAGAGTTTTTAGACGAGACATCCAAATCGAAATCATATTTCACTATCAATCACCATCCATTTTCCATTTATGCGGAAGAACACAAATACCCTCACCTATATAAGCAGATCTTACAAAAAACTCTTTAATTCTTGCTCTATAATCAATGGGTACATGAGCATTGTTTTCAAAAATTGCTACATCAAAATAATAGCTGCCACCCAATAAATTAAATCCTTCGTATTCCAAATAAATAGTGTTTATTCCTTTTTTATAAGAAACTTTTTCTTTATCTAATAAAGTATTAACACCGCAGACGTAGATATCATCGATAGTATGAATAGCTACCCCAATAACTATATCTAAATTATCAGTATTCATTTCAAAATCAATCTTTAAATTGAAATTGGAGTTATATTCGATTTCATCAATTTCCTTACCATTAGTATCAATAATCTGAAATCTTTCGATAACACCTATCATATCATCATTCAGTTTTAATTTTTCTTTATTATCCTCATTTTCATTAGATTTTGTAGATTTTTCGCCGTATTTCAGATAATCGGTATAACGATCACATATCAAGTCGGTGTCGCCCTGTGCTTCGATCCTTCCTGAATTCAACCAGATTGCTCTGTTGCAATAACGCTTTATACTGTTTATATCATGAGAAACAAATAATATAGTTTTACCCTTGTCTCGAAACTCACTAAACTTTTCCATACATTTTATTTGGAATTTCAGGTCACCAACTGCCAACGCCTCATCGACTATTAATATTTCTGGATCCACATTAATAGCTACTGAAAAAGCTAACCTTGCGAACATACCACTGGAATAAGCTTTAACTGGTTGATAAACAAAATCACCTATATCTGCAAATTCCAGAATACTATTTAATTTTGCATCCATTTCCTCTCGACCAAACCCCATCATCATACCATTCAAGTATATATTTTCTATACCTGTATACTCCAAGTTAAATCCTGCACCAAGTTCTAATAATGCAGAGACTTTGCCATTAACATAAACCCCTCCAGAGGTAGGTGATGACACACCAGTAATAATTTTTAGAATTGTAGACTTCCCTGATCCGTTCTTTCCAATTATACCAACTACTTCGCCTCTATATATTTCCATGCTAACATCGTTAAGTGCATAGAAGGGACGATGGTAAGTCATTTTCCGAATACTCAAAGACTCTTTTAAACGGTGTACAGGCTTCTCATAAAGCTTGTACACTTTTGTTATATTTTCAGCTCTAATAGCCAACTCTTTACTCATATCCCTCACCTTTTCTAAAGCACATCTGCAAAATGTGGTTTCATTCTCTTCATAATTGTAATACCTATTAAGAACAATATCGATGTGAGTAACCAAAAATAAATAGATTGGTTATACCGTTCCCAGAACCATACCTTATTAATTAGAGCATCACGATATCCTTCGACAATATAATAGACAGGATTCACTTTAAGTATCCAACGATAAGAGGCCGGAAGCATAGTTGAACTCCACAAAATTGGGGTTAACCACATACCAAACTGTAATATCAAGCTAATAATTTGTCCTAAATCTTTAAAGAAGACTATGAGGGAACTCGAAATGAGCGATAAACTAAAGACAAAACAGATCGTACACAATGAGTAGTACACTACCTGTGTAGCGTACATAGAGGGATTAACACCATACAGAAGGAAGATAATAAAGGTCAGAATAACAAAAAATAAATGTACAAAGAAAGAAGATGTTATCTTCACTAAAGGAAGTAATCTAATTTGGAAAACTATTTTTTTTACTAAATAACTATACTCCATTAGGCAATTTGTCGCACTTCCCCAGGCTTCCGCAAAAAAGAACCACGGAACAATACCTGCCACTAACCATAGTATAAAAGGAACACTATGTACCGAACCCGATCTAAATCCAACTTCAAAAACAAACCAATATATCAAAACAGTAACGACTGGCTGTACGAATGCCCAAATCACACCCAAATATGAACCTGCATACTTTGTTTTAAAATCATTTACCGATAAGAAATAGAGCATCTTCTTATTGTAATACAGCTCTTGAAATAAATATTTGATATCAGAACGTAATTTCACAAAAACTAAAAAAATAATAGCAGTTAATAATGCTATACCAAAGGCAAGAAGTTGCTGAACTGTTTGATTATCTTTTATTATATTTTCTTTTATCTCGTTCGAAGGAACAAATTCAATATAAGGATCTTCTCCTAAAACTGAAACAGACAAATTTCCTTGTTCGTATTTTAAATTTTCTACTTGATTACTGTTTTTTAAATCAATATCTTTCATGTTGATTTCATAAGAGTGTAAGGGTGAGCTAATAGATATATTGCTTATAAATAAATCTCCAGGTTTTGTACCTAAATCTAATCTTAATTTTTGAACATCATCATCTAAAGGGAACTTAAGTGGTTCAAACTTTCCCACTTTATTATAATTCGCAACTACCGACTGTTCCTCATTTAACTGCTCATTATTCTTTAAAAAATACACTTGAAAATAATCTTTTTCTCCACTCTTTACAGTTAGCTCCAATTTCATTTTGTTAGATGGTTGAATAAAAAATATGAAAAAAGCGTAAAAAATAAAAAGAGATATCACTCCAACAATTCCAAATTTCGCAAGTCTTTTTTTACTAAATCTCACTATATAGTGCCCCTCTGCTAATTATATATAACAATCTCAGACATTACCTTCCGCAACATCAATTAAGTATTTTCCATAATCAGTTTTCAAAAGAGGCTCCGCCAATGCTACTAACTGTTCTTTCCCAATATAATTCATGCGAAACGCTATTTCTTCAACACAAGATATATAAAGCCCTTGTCTTTTCTGAATGGCCTCTACAAAATTCGAAGCTTGCAGTAAGGAGTCATGTGTTCCCGTATCTAGCCATGCCATACCTCTTCCCATTAGTTCAACTTTTAATTTATCCTGCTCCAGATATTTTTCAATTACAGAAGTTATCTCTAATTCCCCTCTTGCAGATGGTTCTACGTTACGCGCGATTTGCACAACATCTTTGTCGAAAAAATAGAGCCCAGGAACTGCAAAATTCGATTTAGGATTTCGTGGTTTTTCTTCAATTGAAATCACTCTCTTATCCTGATCAAACTCTACCACACCGTACGCTTTAGGGTCATTTACGTAGCAGCCAAATATTAAGGCTCCTTCTTCTAGTTTAGAGGATTCTTGCAATATCTTAGAGAAATTAAGACCATAAAAGATATTATCTCCTAATACAAGAGAAACAGCATCACCATCAATAAAATCAGCACCCAAAATGAACGCTTCCGCTAATCCATTGGGTTCACTTTGAACTTTATACATCAACTTCATTCCTAAAGCTGAACCATCTCCTAGTAAATTTTCGAAAAAAGGTAAGTCTCGAGGAGTAGATATAATTAAAACTTCCTTTATACCCGCCAACATCAAAACTGATAGCGGATAATAAATCATAGGTTTATCGTAAATCGGAAGCATCTGCTTTGATATAGCTCTTGTTAGTGGATACAACCTAGTCCCAGAACCTCCTGCTAATATTATGCCTTTCAAAATTGATCGCCTCGTTCATTAATTAGTGTTATTATTCTTTAGGAATAACTGTTACTGTTTACTAGTCTTGTAGTAAAATACTACATGTATGCTATTAATACTCATGTAATTACAGGAAAAGGAGATTATAACGTGTCGAAACCAGTATACGGTAAAAACGCCGCTCAGTCGAGAAATGTTGAAAAGATAGCAAGTCCGATTTGGGCATTAGTTGTTGGTTTTATTCTATTTTTGTGTTGGACCCCATTTCAAGTGGGATTGTTTAATGGATCGCTAGTAGATTACGAGAAGCCAATATACGTATCCGCACTATTAAGCGCACTGATGCTGCTAGTCTGTGTTGGCTTGAACTACAAAAAATTCAAGCTTGAAGAGCAGAGTGATTTAGTAGCTTGGGCAGCATTATTGCTCCCTGTGACCTATGCTCTGTCACTGTTTGTCGCAGTTTCGCATTATACGGCGATGAATATGCTGTTCATTCAGTGTACATATGCCGCAGTTTTCATTATAGCCTTTTATCTCATGAAGCAAAAGCAAGTAAATGTTGTCATTCAAAATGCTATATTAGCGATTGCGTATTTTATAGTGGGTTTTGGACTTTTAAATTGGCTAGGCAGTGGTAAATTAGCAGGAGATCTTATAGGTTGGTTCTCAAACACCGTCCGAAATGATGTCTATTTAGATGCTGTTATGACTGACTCTAACGGACTTCGTCTGACTTCGATCTTTCAGTACGCAAATACGTACGCTGCCTTCTTGATGGCCTTTCTATTTGTAGCGATATTCGCGCTTATTCGCTCTAAAAATTGGTATGGAACGTTAACACACAGCTTTATGTTGGTACCTATCATTGTTTCTATCTTACTGACGTTATCTCGTGGCGGCTTAGTCCTGCTACCTGTAGTATTCATACTCCTACTTCTATTCCTAAAACCTGCACAGCAAATCCTTTGGATTCTGCATCTAGGAGTTGCTGGTATTGCTTCGCTACTAATTACAACTCCAGTGACCAATCTGGGCTTAGAGTTAAATACAAATTTCACTTCATCCGCTGCCTTAAAGGGTTGGGGATACCTGCTGGGTGCTTCAATAGTTGTTGCCATTATCGGCTGGATGATCCAACGTTTCGTATCTCCATGGTTACATATGAAATTGGAGAAAGTGTCGTCACGTAAACGGACAGGTCTTTGGATTCCGCTCGGATCTGTCGCTCTAATTGCTATTGTAGCTTTCTTGCTTATCGGTACGAGTGCAAAAAGCATCTTACCTGACAATATGGAGACTCGCCTCGAGAACATCAATTTCCAGCAACATAGCGTACTCGAGCGGATTACTTTTTATAAGGATGCCGTGAAGGTGGTTAAGGATTATCCGGTCCTCGGTGCTGGTGGAGGAGGCTGGGCCTCACTGTATGAGCATTATCAGAACAACCCTTATACAAGCCGGCAGGTGCATAACTTCTTCTTACAATTCCTCATTGAAGTAGGTATTGTTGGATTTATCATATTTATGAGCTTCATTCTGTATATCTTCTATAAATATATTCGTGGATATGTAAAACGGGATAAAAACGAATTTGAGAATGGTTTCTTCTATCTAATTATTGCTCTATCTATTCTTGTGCACAGTCTACTTGATTTCAACATGAGTTATGCCTTTATGGGCATACTAGTTTTTATTGGCCTTGCCGGAATGGCCTCCGTTATGGATAGCAAGCCACTGCGGAAAAATTGGAATAAAGCGGGCATCCGTTTTGGATACCTCGCTGTGCTTTCTTTAGGAACCTTGTTCCTAGTGTTCTTGTCAATCAGCTATATTGGCTCCAGTAACTCTGCTTTGAAAGCTAAACAATTGAGAAGTTATAGCACTTCCTACGAAGAGCTTAGAGCCCCATTGATTGAGACTTTGAACAAACGTCCAAGTCATCCAGAATCGACAATTTATCTATCGGCCTTGGATCAGCAGGTATTTAGTCAAACACAACAGGAACAGTTCCTTGACGAGGCATACAGTGTATTAACTCGCGCACTCAAAGATGAGCCATACAACAAAAATCTTCTGCTCCAATTAGTGAGCTACTACGATCTGAAAGGTCAAAGCGACGTCGCCTTGGGTATTTACCGTGACAACGCAGATAAGTTCAACTGGGATATCGATTGGTATGATGCAATAATCAGCCGTTCCTTTGCCTTAGGTCAGCAAGCACTTAATCAAAAGGATGAGACAAAGAAACAAGAGTATTTCAATGAAGTGCAAGAAGCATATAACCACGTTCTAGCTGGGATTGAACATCTGAAGACTCTTCCACCAGAACAACTGCAAGGGCGTCCTTTCTCAGTAACGCCAACTATTGCTTTAAACGTTGGCAAAATGCAACTTTTATCCGGACAAGAGGATGCGGCGAAGACCACTCTCAAGCTTAATTCAGATGCTAATTACACGGATATTATGAACAGTGAAACTCCATGGGATATAAATTGGTACAGTTCACTCATCAGCCGTTCATTTGATTTGGGGCAGGCAGCTTATGCACAACAAGATAATCCAGATAGAATAGACAACATGAAAGCTGGCTTTGTTATTGGGCTTTTGGCCTACGATCATGTACTTGCGGATAATGATCCTTCGAAGACATTTACTCCGGATGTGACACTGAAGGTAGGGAAAATGCAATATATGTCTGGAAAGATACAAATTGCAGCCTCCATCTTAAAAACAGCCTTAAGCCAAGATTTCGCTGATGCAACCAATCGTGAGATTGCTCGTTGGTACCTTGCTGCACTGGCGAAAACTGGTGGCGAGGATCAGGCACTATACGATTCGCTGATCGCAGCTGATCCTGCGGAAGCAGCACAAGTTGAGGCCATTACAAATTCACAATTTTAATAAAAGAAAGAAACCATAAAGGCGCGCCACTGTAATAACAGCGGCGCGCCTTTTTTTAGATTATATGAGATTTACTTATAGCCCGACCTTAGCTGCTTCGCTCTCGACAAGCTCTTTCATATAACGAAGCAAGTCATCTTTAAGCTCCTCGTGTTGAAGTGCATAATGAATGGTAGTCTGGATAAAGCCCATTTTCTCACCCACATCATGACGTTTACCTTCAAAGTCATAGGCAATAATTCGTTCAACCTCGCTTAGACGTGCTATCGCATCAGTAAGTTGGATCTCTCCACCTACACCTACCTGCTGCTCACCTAGCATATCGAAGATACGTGGAGTTAAGATGTATCGTCCTAAAATTGCTAGATTAGAAGGAGCCTCTTCTCTCTTTGGCTTTTCTACTAGACGATTAGCTTTATATACCCGTTCTGCCAAAGGCGAAGCATCTACAACACCATACCGTGATACTTCTTCCCATGGAACAGGCTGAACACCCACGATAGAAGATTTATACTCGTCATAAACATCTATCATCTGTTTGAGACAAGGTTTATTCGCTTCAACAATATCATCGCCTAGCAGGACAGCAAACGGTTCGTTTCCTATGAATTTACGTGCACACCAAATTGCATGTCCGAGACCTCTTGGTTCTTTTTGACGAATGTAGTGGATATCTGCCATTTCGGAAGATTTACGAACAGATTCAAGCAGCTCCCACTTCTGCTTCTCTGCTAAGTTAAATTCCAGTTCAAAAGAGTTATCAAAGTGGTCTTCAATCGCACGTTTACCTTTCCCTGTTACAATAATAATATCCTCGATCCCGGAAGCAACAGCTTCTTCAACAATATATTGGATCGTCGGTTTATCTACAATCGGTAGCATTTCTTTAGGCATTGCTTTAGTTGCAGGTAAAAAACGAGTGCCGAGACCTGCGGCGGGAATAATCGCTTTACGGATCTTCATCACATTAACTCCTTCTATCATATACTCTTTTCAATTACATATCTGTAAGTACCCTAAAATGGCATATTTCTTTCAATTATAGCAGTTACAGCACATTTATGTCAGAGTGTTTGTTATATTTGTATATCTATTCCAATGAAATAAGAGGGTAGGAATTATAATCAAATTGCTATTTTAAATACTTTGCTGCCCCAATAATATACTATTATTTAGTATATGCAAATTAGGATGAGGACGAGATCAAATCTAATAAAAAGGGCTAAGCAATACCAGCATCTACCTGGTAGTTACTTAGCCCTTATCTTTAACTCTTAACTCTTATTACTTCGCGTTC
It contains:
- a CDS encoding class I SAM-dependent methyltransferase, which produces MKYDFDLDVSSKNSLSLIIKKIRPGSTVLEFGPAAGRMTKYLKEQLNCKVYIVEIDEVAAKKASFFAEDVVIGNIEDFKWFEQYENVKFDHIIFADVLEHLYNPQIVMNKCVELLKIGGSLLISVPNIAHNSVIIDLLHNKFEYRKTGLLDDTHIRFFTYTSLINMISTCNLAVKWEDAIIKRVGETELGNFFDGLPNGVVKFLKNRPLCDLYQFVMELQPQQENSSKIRNVVTKGDYYYSQLYVDCGDGITEEQSLTIRANASSREYEFDLIGYEGIERLRFDPLNVNCIINIEEIVCIDKNGEQLVIDRYGNNADFSDGSTFLFLHEDPQILFDSPRMELSRIIVRLSCIDYEFSKPDWLLGKLRGSEYKIQSIEKEYTDLLLENSNLKLKNKQFEVLLEDSLEKSKESIEELLQRISSVEERSDKELILRKQEELKVSQITEELNMKTEELNVRVNELNKIYSTILGKLIARMIK
- a CDS encoding ABC transporter ATP-binding protein, with the translated sequence MSKELAIRAENITKVYKLYEKPVHRLKESLSIRKMTYHRPFYALNDVSMEIYRGEVVGIIGKNGSGKSTILKIITGVSSPTSGGVYVNGKVSALLELGAGFNLEYTGIENIYLNGMMMGFGREEMDAKLNSILEFADIGDFVYQPVKAYSSGMFARLAFSVAINVDPEILIVDEALAVGDLKFQIKCMEKFSEFRDKGKTILFVSHDINSIKRYCNRAIWLNSGRIEAQGDTDLICDRYTDYLKYGEKSTKSNENEDNKEKLKLNDDMIGVIERFQIIDTNGKEIDEIEYNSNFNLKIDFEMNTDNLDIVIGVAIHTIDDIYVCGVNTLLDKEKVSYKKGINTIYLEYEGFNLLGGSYYFDVAIFENNAHVPIDYRARIKEFFVRSAYIGEGICVLPHKWKMDGD
- a CDS encoding ABC transporter permease — translated: MRFSKKRLAKFGIVGVISLFIFYAFFIFFIQPSNKMKLELTVKSGEKDYFQVYFLKNNEQLNEEQSVVANYNKVGKFEPLKFPLDDDVQKLRLDLGTKPGDLFISNISISSPLHSYEINMKDIDLKNSNQVENLKYEQGNLSVSVLGEDPYIEFVPSNEIKENIIKDNQTVQQLLAFGIALLTAIIFLVFVKLRSDIKYLFQELYYNKKMLYFLSVNDFKTKYAGSYLGVIWAFVQPVVTVLIYWFVFEVGFRSGSVHSVPFILWLVAGIVPWFFFAEAWGSATNCLMEYSYLVKKIVFQIRLLPLVKITSSFFVHLFFVILTFIIFLLYGVNPSMYATQVVYYSLCTICFVFSLSLISSSLIVFFKDLGQIISLILQFGMWLTPILWSSTMLPASYRWILKVNPVYYIVEGYRDALINKVWFWERYNQSIYFWLLTSILFLIGITIMKRMKPHFADVL
- the rfbA gene encoding glucose-1-phosphate thymidylyltransferase RfbA; translation: MKGIILAGGSGTRLYPLTRAISKQMLPIYDKPMIYYPLSVLMLAGIKEVLIISTPRDLPFFENLLGDGSALGMKLMYKVQSEPNGLAEAFILGADFIDGDAVSLVLGDNIFYGLNFSKILQESSKLEEGALIFGCYVNDPKAYGVVEFDQDKRVISIEEKPRNPKSNFAVPGLYFFDKDVVQIARNVEPSARGELEITSVIEKYLEQDKLKVELMGRGMAWLDTGTHDSLLQASNFVEAIQKRQGLYISCVEEIAFRMNYIGKEQLVALAEPLLKTDYGKYLIDVAEGNV
- a CDS encoding O-antigen ligase family protein; the encoded protein is MSKPVYGKNAAQSRNVEKIASPIWALVVGFILFLCWTPFQVGLFNGSLVDYEKPIYVSALLSALMLLVCVGLNYKKFKLEEQSDLVAWAALLLPVTYALSLFVAVSHYTAMNMLFIQCTYAAVFIIAFYLMKQKQVNVVIQNAILAIAYFIVGFGLLNWLGSGKLAGDLIGWFSNTVRNDVYLDAVMTDSNGLRLTSIFQYANTYAAFLMAFLFVAIFALIRSKNWYGTLTHSFMLVPIIVSILLTLSRGGLVLLPVVFILLLLFLKPAQQILWILHLGVAGIASLLITTPVTNLGLELNTNFTSSAALKGWGYLLGASIVVAIIGWMIQRFVSPWLHMKLEKVSSRKRTGLWIPLGSVALIAIVAFLLIGTSAKSILPDNMETRLENINFQQHSVLERITFYKDAVKVVKDYPVLGAGGGGWASLYEHYQNNPYTSRQVHNFFLQFLIEVGIVGFIIFMSFILYIFYKYIRGYVKRDKNEFENGFFYLIIALSILVHSLLDFNMSYAFMGILVFIGLAGMASVMDSKPLRKNWNKAGIRFGYLAVLSLGTLFLVFLSISYIGSSNSALKAKQLRSYSTSYEELRAPLIETLNKRPSHPESTIYLSALDQQVFSQTQQEQFLDEAYSVLTRALKDEPYNKNLLLQLVSYYDLKGQSDVALGIYRDNADKFNWDIDWYDAIISRSFALGQQALNQKDETKKQEYFNEVQEAYNHVLAGIEHLKTLPPEQLQGRPFSVTPTIALNVGKMQLLSGQEDAAKTTLKLNSDANYTDIMNSETPWDINWYSSLISRSFDLGQAAYAQQDNPDRIDNMKAGFVIGLLAYDHVLADNDPSKTFTPDVTLKVGKMQYMSGKIQIAASILKTALSQDFADATNREIARWYLAALAKTGGEDQALYDSLIAADPAEAAQVEAITNSQF
- the galU gene encoding UTP--glucose-1-phosphate uridylyltransferase GalU; the encoded protein is MKIRKAIIPAAGLGTRFLPATKAMPKEMLPIVDKPTIQYIVEEAVASGIEDIIIVTGKGKRAIEDHFDNSFELEFNLAEKQKWELLESVRKSSEMADIHYIRQKEPRGLGHAIWCARKFIGNEPFAVLLGDDIVEANKPCLKQMIDVYDEYKSSIVGVQPVPWEEVSRYGVVDASPLAERVYKANRLVEKPKREEAPSNLAILGRYILTPRIFDMLGEQQVGVGGEIQLTDAIARLSEVERIIAYDFEGKRHDVGEKMGFIQTTIHYALQHEELKDDLLRYMKELVESEAAKVGL